In the Kribbella sp. NBC_00482 genome, one interval contains:
- a CDS encoding sulfite exporter TauE/SafE family protein has product MRRLVLIALLGSIAQLVDGTLGMAYGVTASTALLITGITPAIASASVHLAEVGTTLASGLSHWRFGNVDWRVVALIGVPGAVGAFAGATFLSSLSTESASLWVAGLLLLLGVYILVRFGTGKVRAVIEGRPAGKFLGPLGLVAGFIDATGGGGWGPVANSALLSSGKLAPRRAVGSVNAAEFLVSVAASIGFLFGLGGKNLPFGIVAALLIGGVIAAPFAAWLVSRLATRWLGVGVGLVLILTNARTVLNGLDVATGPRYAVYAALVVGWAAIVTYGVRAAARRTVTATERPADERELEPVS; this is encoded by the coding sequence ATGCGTCGCCTCGTCCTGATCGCGCTGCTCGGCTCGATCGCCCAGCTCGTCGACGGCACCCTCGGCATGGCGTACGGCGTCACCGCCAGCACCGCCCTGCTCATCACCGGGATCACCCCGGCGATCGCCTCCGCCTCGGTCCACCTGGCCGAGGTCGGCACCACGCTCGCCTCCGGGCTGTCGCACTGGCGGTTCGGCAACGTCGACTGGCGCGTCGTCGCGCTGATCGGCGTACCCGGCGCGGTCGGTGCGTTCGCCGGCGCGACGTTCCTGTCCAGCCTCTCGACCGAGTCGGCGTCACTGTGGGTCGCCGGCCTGCTGCTCCTGCTCGGCGTCTACATCCTGGTCCGGTTCGGCACCGGGAAGGTCCGGGCGGTGATCGAGGGCCGCCCGGCCGGGAAGTTCCTCGGCCCGCTCGGTCTGGTGGCCGGCTTCATCGACGCCACCGGCGGTGGCGGCTGGGGCCCGGTCGCGAACTCCGCGCTGCTGTCCAGCGGCAAGCTGGCGCCGCGACGGGCTGTCGGTTCGGTGAACGCTGCCGAGTTCCTGGTCTCGGTCGCCGCCAGCATCGGGTTCCTGTTCGGGCTGGGCGGGAAGAACCTGCCGTTCGGCATCGTCGCCGCGCTGCTGATCGGCGGCGTGATCGCAGCCCCGTTCGCCGCCTGGCTGGTGTCCCGGCTGGCCACCCGCTGGCTCGGAGTCGGAGTCGGCCTGGTGCTGATCCTGACCAACGCCCGCACCGTGCTGAACGGCCTCGACGTCGCCACCGGCCCGCGGTACGCCGTCTACGCGGCCCTCGTCGTGGGCTGGGCAGCGATCGTCACGTACGGCGTACGCGCCGCGGCCCGCCGCACCGTGACCGCGACCGAGCGCCCCGCCGACGAGCGCGAGCTCGAGCCCGTTTCCTGA
- a CDS encoding ABC transporter substrate-binding protein, with the protein MSISATRPFRLLAAALALTVAAAGCSRADSNESPAASSDKGPATELRLGYFPNVTHAAALVGLGKGLFTKELGSTKLVPTKFNAGPEAVGALLGGSLDASFIGSGPAINAYAKSNGEAVRLIAGATSGGAQLVVKPTITKAADLVGKTVVTPQLGNTQDVSLKKWLAENQLTGKVKVTNLENAQTLDAFKKGDVDAAWLPEPWSSRLVLDAGAKVLLDEASLWPDGQFPTTVLIVRTQFLKEHPATVTALLKGLNAAIDFSTSDAAQAKTVVNDQLKEATGKALKPAVIDRAWEHIKITADPIAATFPQLAKDQVAAGIAKQAPNVAGFADLGPLNEVLTQAGKPAVDAAGLDAK; encoded by the coding sequence GTGAGCATCTCCGCCACTCGTCCGTTCCGCCTGCTCGCTGCCGCCCTGGCCCTGACCGTTGCTGCCGCCGGCTGCTCGCGCGCCGACAGCAACGAGTCGCCCGCCGCGTCGAGCGACAAGGGTCCCGCCACCGAGCTGCGGCTCGGCTACTTCCCGAACGTCACCCACGCCGCCGCACTGGTCGGTCTCGGCAAGGGCCTGTTCACCAAGGAGCTCGGCAGCACGAAGCTGGTGCCGACCAAGTTCAACGCCGGCCCCGAGGCCGTCGGCGCGCTGCTCGGCGGCTCGCTGGACGCGTCCTTCATCGGCTCCGGCCCGGCGATCAACGCCTACGCGAAGTCGAACGGCGAGGCCGTCCGGCTGATCGCCGGCGCCACGTCCGGTGGCGCGCAGCTCGTGGTCAAGCCGACGATCACCAAGGCAGCCGACCTGGTCGGCAAGACCGTCGTCACGCCGCAACTCGGCAACACGCAGGACGTGTCGCTGAAGAAGTGGCTCGCCGAGAACCAGCTGACCGGCAAGGTCAAGGTGACCAACCTGGAGAACGCGCAGACCCTGGACGCGTTCAAGAAGGGCGACGTGGACGCCGCCTGGCTGCCCGAGCCGTGGTCGTCCCGGCTGGTCCTGGACGCGGGCGCGAAGGTGCTGCTCGACGAGGCCTCGCTGTGGCCCGACGGGCAGTTCCCGACGACCGTGCTGATCGTCCGGACGCAGTTCCTGAAGGAGCACCCGGCGACGGTGACGGCGCTGCTGAAGGGGCTGAACGCGGCGATCGACTTCAGCACCTCGGACGCCGCACAGGCGAAGACCGTGGTGAACGACCAGCTGAAGGAGGCGACCGGCAAGGCGCTGAAGCCGGCGGTCATCGACCGGGCGTGGGAGCACATCAAGATCACCGCGGACCCGATCGCCGCCACCTTCCCGCAGCTGGCCAAGGACCAGGTCGCCGCGGGCATCGCGAAGCAGGCGCCGAACGTCGCCGGGTTCGCGGACCTGGGGCCCCTGAACGAGGTCCTCACCCAGGCAGGCAAGCCGGCGGTCGACGCCGCCGGCCTCGACGCCAAGTAG
- a CDS encoding ABC transporter ATP-binding protein, whose protein sequence is MTAIVDAPPDQLTPVRFHQVGKAFGSGRKAVVALDGVDLEVGAGEFVCLLGASGCGKTTLLNLVAGLDRPTSGRIELNSSRPAVVFQEAALMPWLTAAGNVELPLRMAGVPKAQRRAKAAELLELVRLAGLGDKRPHELSGGMRQRVALARALASTTDSADAGKPSLLLMDEPFSALDAITRDVLQGELLRIWRATGTAILFVTHDVREAVRLGQRVVLLSSRPGRVVQQWDVDDAPDAVDEINTALRKVISSHAA, encoded by the coding sequence ATGACCGCCATTGTCGACGCGCCGCCCGATCAGCTCACTCCGGTGCGGTTTCACCAAGTAGGGAAGGCGTTCGGCAGCGGCCGGAAGGCGGTGGTCGCGCTGGACGGTGTCGACCTCGAGGTCGGCGCCGGCGAGTTCGTCTGCCTGCTCGGCGCCTCCGGGTGCGGCAAGACCACGCTGCTCAACCTGGTCGCCGGTCTGGACCGGCCGACGAGCGGCCGGATCGAGCTGAACTCGTCGCGCCCGGCGGTCGTCTTCCAGGAGGCCGCGCTGATGCCGTGGCTGACGGCGGCCGGGAACGTCGAGCTTCCGCTGCGGATGGCGGGCGTACCGAAGGCGCAGCGACGGGCCAAGGCCGCGGAGCTGCTGGAGCTGGTGCGTCTCGCCGGCCTCGGCGACAAGCGGCCGCACGAGTTGTCCGGTGGCATGCGGCAGCGGGTCGCACTGGCCCGCGCACTGGCCTCGACCACCGACAGTGCTGATGCGGGCAAGCCGTCGTTGCTGCTGATGGACGAGCCGTTCTCGGCGCTCGACGCGATCACCCGCGACGTTCTCCAGGGTGAGTTGCTGCGGATCTGGCGTGCCACCGGTACGGCGATCCTGTTCGTCACGCACGACGTCCGCGAAGCGGTGCGCCTCGGTCAACGCGTCGTACTGCTGTCGTCGCGTCCGGGGCGCGTCGTACAGCAGTGGGATGTGGACGACGCTCCTGATGCAGTTGACGAGATCAACACCGCGCTGCGCAAGGTGATCAGCAGTCATGCCGCTTGA
- a CDS encoding ABC transporter permease, with protein MPLDVQEGSVEAGLDALDTPVNAPEGSRVRRIAARALPPVGAIVVLVAIWQALWAAAFWPEFKLPSPAAVWGQIWQLVTSGDILELFWVSVHRAVIGFAISLLIAVPLGLAIANIRVVRRGIGPLVSGLQSLPSVAWVPAAILWFGLNDRAIYWVVLLGAVPSIANGLVSGLDQVPPILPRVGKALGAGRFGGIRYILLPAALPGFLGGLKQGWAFSWRSLMAAELIATSPELGKGLGQYLHDGMSLSDISMVFAGIVLIFVVGVGIELLVFRPLENSVLRARGLTTSAR; from the coding sequence ATGCCGCTTGACGTCCAGGAAGGATCCGTCGAGGCCGGCCTGGACGCCCTCGACACACCCGTCAACGCGCCCGAGGGTTCGCGCGTACGGCGGATTGCCGCGCGAGCACTGCCGCCGGTCGGGGCGATCGTCGTCCTGGTGGCGATCTGGCAGGCGTTGTGGGCCGCGGCGTTCTGGCCCGAGTTCAAACTGCCTTCGCCGGCGGCCGTGTGGGGTCAGATCTGGCAGCTGGTGACGAGCGGCGACATCCTCGAGCTGTTCTGGGTATCCGTCCACCGGGCCGTCATCGGATTCGCGATCTCGCTGCTGATCGCCGTACCGCTGGGCCTCGCGATCGCGAACATCCGGGTCGTACGGCGGGGGATCGGGCCGCTCGTGTCGGGGCTGCAGAGTCTGCCCTCGGTGGCCTGGGTACCGGCGGCGATCCTGTGGTTCGGGCTGAACGACCGCGCCATCTACTGGGTCGTACTGCTCGGCGCGGTGCCGTCGATCGCGAACGGGCTGGTGTCCGGTCTCGACCAGGTGCCGCCGATCCTGCCGCGGGTCGGCAAGGCGCTCGGCGCCGGCCGCTTCGGCGGGATCCGGTACATCCTGCTGCCGGCCGCGCTGCCCGGGTTCCTCGGCGGCCTCAAGCAGGGCTGGGCGTTCTCGTGGCGGTCGCTGATGGCGGCCGAGCTGATCGCGACGTCGCCGGAGCTCGGCAAGGGCCTCGGCCAGTACCTGCACGACGGCATGTCGCTGTCGGACATCTCGATGGTGTTCGCCGGCATCGTGCTGATCTTCGTGGTCGGCGTCGGCATCGAACTGCTGGTCTTCCGCCCGCTGGAGAACTCGGTCCTGCGCGCCCGGGGACTCACCACGTCCGCTCGGTGA
- a CDS encoding PLD nuclease N-terminal domain-containing protein: MVRFLPFLISLVLTVYALFSCIQTPDEDVPHLPKLLWIVLIVFVPFAGPIVWLLMSRAHLNRQESVVRREPSKPPARPSAPDDDPDFLKSLDRYRDPRTTAKPPEPEVPADEPKPPKQPKKPKDAKGSEDSPSETDDGKA, encoded by the coding sequence GTGGTCCGATTTCTGCCGTTCCTGATCAGCCTGGTGCTGACTGTCTACGCGCTGTTCTCGTGCATCCAGACACCCGACGAGGACGTGCCACATCTGCCGAAGCTGTTGTGGATCGTCCTGATCGTGTTCGTCCCGTTCGCGGGGCCGATCGTCTGGCTGCTGATGTCACGCGCGCACCTGAACCGCCAGGAGAGCGTCGTACGGCGGGAACCGTCGAAGCCGCCTGCGCGGCCGTCGGCGCCCGACGACGATCCGGACTTCCTCAAGTCACTGGACCGCTACCGGGACCCGCGCACGACCGCCAAGCCGCCCGAGCCCGAGGTCCCGGCGGACGAGCCGAAACCACCCAAGCAACCGAAGAAACCGAAGGACGCGAAGGGGTCCGAGGACTCCCCGTCCGAGACCGACGACGGTAAGGCCTGA
- a CDS encoding WhiB family transcriptional regulator, with protein MSRGMPRLPRPLMDLWDWQSQAACRDVNPELFFSPESERGVRKRAREMVAKSLCGTCPVQPECRQHALAVGEPYGVWGGTTESERDNPALPERKSA; from the coding sequence ATGTCGAGAGGGATGCCTCGTCTGCCCCGCCCGCTCATGGATCTGTGGGACTGGCAGTCGCAAGCCGCATGCCGGGACGTCAACCCGGAACTCTTCTTCTCACCCGAATCGGAGCGTGGCGTTCGCAAACGCGCCCGCGAGATGGTGGCCAAGTCGCTCTGCGGCACCTGCCCGGTGCAGCCCGAATGCCGCCAGCACGCCCTCGCCGTCGGTGAGCCGTACGGCGTCTGGGGCGGCACCACGGAGTCCGAGCGCGACAACCCCGCCCTGCCCGAGCGGAAGTCCGCGTAA
- a CDS encoding histidine phosphatase family protein has translation MSVTQIYLVRHGEPDYEPMDSRGWPGMAADSAPLTALGMKQAEELADLLGGIRATYLVSSPFTRALHSAAIVGHRLALGVKVDYDLRDWLPDHTGLWRSAADVRAAQAEFETYDGEWPDGIQRPWEPLSRVRERARAALARHTASTDGPVLAITHATVIRALTGERNTPHGTHEYYRFDPEIGA, from the coding sequence ATGTCCGTGACGCAGATCTACCTCGTCCGGCACGGTGAGCCGGACTACGAGCCGATGGATTCCCGCGGCTGGCCGGGAATGGCGGCCGACTCCGCCCCACTCACCGCCCTCGGGATGAAACAGGCCGAGGAGCTCGCCGACCTGCTCGGCGGCATCCGCGCGACGTACCTGGTCAGCTCCCCCTTCACCCGGGCTCTCCACAGCGCCGCGATCGTCGGCCACCGGCTCGCACTCGGCGTCAAGGTCGACTACGACCTGCGCGATTGGTTGCCGGACCACACCGGTTTGTGGCGCAGCGCCGCCGACGTCCGCGCGGCGCAGGCCGAGTTCGAGACGTACGACGGGGAGTGGCCGGACGGCATCCAGCGACCCTGGGAGCCGCTTTCCCGGGTCCGCGAACGCGCCCGCGCCGCCCTCGCCCGGCACACCGCCAGCACCGACGGACCGGTTCTGGCGATCACCCACGCGACAGTGATCCGCGCCCTGACCGGTGAACGGAACACGCCCCACGGCACCCACGAGTACTACCGATTCGATCCCGAAATCGGTGCCTGA
- a CDS encoding GNAT family N-acetyltransferase codes for MNIRTAHRDELPTLQELELAAGVLFRNIGMTDVAEHPPPGLEVFEEFRQAGQLWVSVDDADKPTGFVFVKLVDGGAHVEQVSVHPDHQGHGIGRELIEYVGTWAAEQGLPVLTLSTFRSVPWNAPYYARLGFTELPAAELTPGLTEILAAETAFGLDPAERVFMRRPVARE; via the coding sequence ATGAACATCCGTACCGCCCATCGAGACGAGCTCCCTACTCTCCAGGAGCTCGAGCTCGCCGCCGGCGTGCTCTTCCGCAACATCGGGATGACGGACGTCGCGGAGCACCCCCCGCCCGGGCTGGAGGTCTTCGAGGAGTTCAGGCAGGCCGGGCAGCTGTGGGTCTCGGTCGACGACGCGGACAAGCCGACCGGCTTCGTGTTCGTGAAGCTCGTCGACGGCGGCGCACATGTCGAGCAGGTGAGCGTGCATCCGGATCATCAGGGGCACGGGATCGGCCGGGAGTTGATCGAGTACGTCGGGACGTGGGCCGCCGAGCAAGGACTTCCGGTGCTGACGCTGAGCACGTTCCGGAGCGTGCCGTGGAACGCGCCGTACTACGCGCGGCTCGGGTTCACGGAGCTGCCGGCGGCGGAACTCACGCCCGGGCTGACCGAGATCCTGGCCGCCGAGACGGCGTTCGGACTCGACCCCGCGGAGCGCGTTTTCATGCGGCGGCCGGTTGCTCGCGAGTAA
- a CDS encoding 3-deoxy-7-phosphoheptulonate synthase, producing the protein MNTLPKPSEQSRVVDRRIEKTVPLVTPLALHDEFPLSDDVARTVADGRQAVADVLNGVDDRLLVVVGPCSVHDADAALEYAERLRPVAERLSDGLLVVMRVYFEKPRSTLGWKGLINDPGLDGSGDVNRGLRIARQLLVQVSELGLPVGCEFLDPITPQYIADTVGWGAIGARTVESQVHRQLSSGLSMPIGMKNRPDGSIATAVDAIKAAAVPHVFTGIDHDGAPAILHTRGNPDCHLVLRGSDSGPNYDAESVASAQELLRKAGLAERVVIDASHGNSRKDHRRQPVVAEEIGAQVAAGNQAIVGVMLESFLQEGRQDLDPTRELVYGQSITDACMSWETTEQTLQGLRDAAIARRG; encoded by the coding sequence ATGAACACCCTGCCGAAACCTAGCGAGCAGTCCCGAGTCGTCGACCGACGGATCGAGAAGACCGTCCCGCTGGTCACCCCGCTAGCCCTCCACGACGAGTTCCCGCTCAGCGACGACGTCGCCCGCACCGTGGCCGACGGCCGGCAGGCGGTGGCCGACGTGCTGAACGGTGTCGACGACCGCCTGCTGGTCGTCGTCGGACCGTGCTCGGTCCACGACGCCGACGCGGCCCTCGAGTACGCCGAACGCCTCCGTCCGGTCGCCGAGCGGCTGTCCGACGGCCTGCTCGTCGTGATGCGGGTGTACTTCGAGAAGCCGCGCTCGACCCTCGGCTGGAAGGGCCTGATCAACGACCCGGGCCTGGACGGCTCCGGTGACGTGAACCGCGGTCTGCGGATCGCCCGGCAGCTGCTCGTGCAGGTCAGCGAGCTCGGGCTCCCGGTCGGTTGCGAGTTCCTCGACCCGATCACCCCGCAGTACATCGCGGACACCGTCGGCTGGGGTGCGATCGGCGCCCGGACCGTGGAGAGCCAGGTCCACCGGCAGCTGTCGTCCGGCCTGTCGATGCCGATCGGGATGAAGAACCGCCCGGACGGCTCGATCGCCACGGCGGTCGACGCGATCAAGGCAGCCGCCGTACCGCATGTCTTCACCGGTATCGACCACGACGGCGCGCCCGCGATCCTGCACACCCGCGGCAACCCGGACTGCCACCTGGTACTGCGCGGCTCGGACAGCGGCCCGAACTACGACGCGGAGTCGGTCGCGTCCGCTCAGGAGCTGCTGCGCAAGGCGGGCCTGGCCGAGCGGGTCGTCATCGACGCCAGCCACGGCAACAGCCGCAAAGACCACCGTCGGCAGCCCGTGGTGGCCGAGGAGATCGGCGCGCAGGTTGCGGCGGGCAACCAGGCGATCGTCGGCGTGATGCTGGAGTCGTTCCTGCAGGAGGGTCGCCAGGACCTCGACCCGACCCGGGAGCTGGTCTACGGCCAGTCGATCACGGACGCCTGCATGAGCTGGGAGACGACCGAGCAGACCCTCCAAGGGCTGCGGGATGCAGCAATCGCTCGACGCGGATAG
- a CDS encoding phosphocholine-specific phospholipase C, with product MTGISRRLVLGSVAGGAAVSLLPPSLHTAMAQPVRRGGLRAIEHVIVLMQENRSFDHYYGALRGIRGYGDRQPLRLRNGKSIFHQPRTGGGEVLPFSLRKAAADAGRNPDDIQYLGALAHGFSDATQAWAGGWNDDWVQAKTAATMTYYDRRDIPLQYELAETFTICDAYHCSVNGSTNPNRNYLWSGTVGYEPGTTQRAVTNAAYDYDHAGYDWTAYPERLQQAGVSWQIYQEWDNFTDNAVEYFKTFKDIGHRILENVPGGYRTTEEFYDKLFAKTEAERAVALQQLEAAVGKLSAAEQELFHKAMYRSEPESLVPRLRADIKAGTLPKVSWLVPSAVDSEHPGSSTPVGSANLIYDVLDAIASDPETWSKTVLLVNFDENDGYFDHVPPPVAPQPPSGEGDDWYAGKPIGLGPRVPMTVVSPWTVGGHVNSQVFDHTSVLRFLELWTGVREPNISSWRRTVCGDLTSTFDFDRSYRQPSVDKPGPVPAPINRWHPAPPADQAVPAQELGRRPARVLPYGPAVSGSVADGKLMLALSNHGKQSAHFTVYPYGGELPSPAHFDVHHTHADKTPGDNPTAIAIPVDGPFELAVQGPNRFWAEVAGSSSGAAAGLDVRIENRAGALQLHLVNASRKQLTVKLKARGYGSKTTTIELRGKQSRPIFWPTDGGWYDVEVTTPDDPTYRRRLSGHLETGKPSITG from the coding sequence ATGACCGGGATCTCCCGGCGTCTGGTGCTCGGTTCGGTGGCGGGTGGGGCAGCGGTTTCGCTGCTTCCACCGTCACTGCACACCGCGATGGCGCAACCTGTGAGGCGTGGTGGTCTGCGCGCGATCGAGCACGTGATCGTGCTGATGCAGGAGAACCGCTCGTTCGACCACTACTACGGTGCACTCCGCGGAATCCGCGGGTACGGCGACCGTCAGCCGCTGCGGCTGCGCAACGGCAAGAGCATCTTCCACCAGCCGAGGACGGGCGGCGGCGAGGTGCTGCCGTTCTCGCTGCGGAAGGCCGCCGCCGACGCGGGCCGCAACCCGGACGACATCCAGTACCTCGGCGCCCTGGCCCACGGCTTCAGCGACGCCACGCAGGCCTGGGCGGGCGGCTGGAACGACGACTGGGTGCAGGCCAAGACGGCCGCCACGATGACGTACTACGACCGCCGCGACATCCCGCTGCAGTACGAGCTCGCCGAGACGTTCACGATCTGCGACGCGTACCACTGCTCGGTCAACGGTTCGACCAACCCGAACCGTAACTACCTGTGGTCCGGCACCGTCGGCTACGAACCCGGTACGACGCAGCGCGCGGTGACGAACGCGGCGTACGACTATGACCACGCCGGCTACGACTGGACGGCGTACCCGGAACGGCTGCAGCAGGCCGGTGTCTCCTGGCAGATCTACCAGGAGTGGGACAACTTCACCGACAACGCGGTCGAGTACTTCAAGACCTTCAAGGACATCGGGCACCGGATCCTGGAGAACGTGCCGGGCGGCTACCGGACGACCGAGGAGTTCTACGACAAGCTGTTCGCGAAGACCGAAGCCGAGCGGGCCGTCGCGTTGCAGCAGCTCGAAGCGGCGGTCGGCAAGCTTTCCGCCGCGGAGCAGGAGCTGTTCCACAAGGCGATGTACCGGTCCGAGCCGGAGTCGCTGGTGCCGCGGCTGCGCGCCGACATCAAGGCCGGCACGCTGCCGAAGGTGAGCTGGCTGGTCCCGTCCGCGGTCGACTCCGAGCACCCCGGCTCGTCCACCCCGGTCGGCAGCGCGAACCTGATCTACGACGTGCTCGACGCGATCGCGTCCGACCCGGAGACCTGGTCGAAGACCGTCCTGCTGGTCAACTTCGACGAGAACGACGGGTACTTCGACCACGTCCCGCCGCCGGTCGCGCCGCAGCCGCCGTCCGGCGAGGGCGACGACTGGTACGCCGGGAAGCCGATCGGGCTCGGCCCGCGCGTCCCGATGACCGTCGTGTCACCGTGGACGGTCGGCGGTCACGTGAACTCGCAGGTCTTCGACCACACCTCGGTACTGCGGTTCCTCGAACTCTGGACCGGTGTCCGCGAGCCGAACATCAGCTCCTGGCGGCGGACGGTCTGCGGTGACCTGACCTCGACGTTCGACTTCGACCGCAGCTACCGGCAGCCGTCCGTCGACAAGCCCGGCCCGGTCCCGGCGCCCATCAACCGCTGGCACCCGGCCCCGCCCGCCGACCAGGCTGTCCCGGCGCAGGAGCTCGGCAGGCGCCCGGCCCGCGTACTCCCTTACGGACCGGCAGTTTCGGGATCAGTGGCCGACGGCAAGTTGATGCTTGCCCTCAGCAACCACGGCAAGCAGTCGGCACACTTCACCGTCTATCCGTACGGCGGCGAACTCCCGTCGCCGGCGCACTTCGACGTCCACCACACGCACGCGGACAAGACTCCGGGGGACAACCCCACCGCGATCGCGATCCCCGTCGACGGTCCGTTCGAACTCGCGGTCCAGGGCCCGAACCGGTTCTGGGCGGAGGTCGCCGGTTCGTCCTCCGGCGCCGCGGCGGGCCTCGACGTACGCATCGAGAACCGGGCCGGCGCTCTGCAGTTGCACCTGGTCAACGCCTCGAGGAAACAGCTGACCGTGAAGCTCAAGGCCCGCGGCTACGGCAGCAAGACCACGACGATCGAGCTCCGCGGCAAGCAGTCCCGCCCGATCTTCTGGCCGACCGACGGCGGCTGGTACGACGTCGAGGTCACGACTCCTGACGACCCGACGTACCGCCGCCGGCTCTCCGGCCACCTGGAAACAGGCAAGCCCAGCATCACCGGCTGA
- a CDS encoding glycoside hydrolase family 32 protein translates to MSAHTDVPRDFPYPATNYQEENRGQFHFSTRGGWMNDVNAPLYYRGVYHLYYQHNPFSLVWDTMHWGHAISTDLVHWTQRPIALDPHVHPGDLWSGGGVVDTENASGLKSGDDDPIIVYSGTNGVTVFYSLDGGNTFTTYADGKKVATPGGTSRDPKVFWDPVSTHWGMVVWSDEGGNGVNFYTSSNLLDWTFASRYQADWLFECPNLIRMPIDGGHRWLLHGGSGEYYIGDWDGTTYTSEWNAPQKINQTKTFAGSAYYAALNFENLPNDRVVSMAWQGENKGSIWTGNASFPVDFSLHHTDDGIRVFSTPIPELATLRESTQTWKGLTVEDGVRQLPARTGYELDAIVDVREASKFSLSVGREVVYDADQQTLDGATLRTIDGKIKLHLLVDRGQLDVFGNDGAVYQSYNNPPAEPELVAEGRVHLDTLTIHQLRSIWR, encoded by the coding sequence GTGAGCGCACACACCGACGTACCGAGGGATTTTCCGTACCCGGCGACGAACTACCAGGAGGAAAACCGCGGTCAGTTCCACTTCAGCACCCGCGGCGGCTGGATGAACGACGTGAACGCGCCGCTGTACTACCGCGGCGTGTATCACCTCTACTACCAGCACAATCCGTTCAGCCTGGTCTGGGACACGATGCACTGGGGCCACGCGATCAGCACCGACCTCGTGCACTGGACGCAACGACCGATCGCGCTCGACCCGCACGTCCATCCCGGCGACCTGTGGTCGGGCGGCGGCGTGGTCGACACCGAGAACGCGAGCGGGCTGAAGAGCGGTGACGACGACCCGATCATCGTCTACTCCGGCACGAACGGCGTCACGGTCTTCTACAGCCTGGACGGCGGCAACACGTTCACGACGTACGCCGACGGAAAGAAGGTCGCGACGCCCGGCGGCACGAGCCGCGACCCGAAGGTGTTCTGGGATCCGGTGTCGACGCACTGGGGCATGGTCGTGTGGTCGGACGAGGGCGGCAACGGCGTCAACTTCTACACGTCCTCCAACCTGCTCGACTGGACGTTCGCGTCGCGCTACCAGGCGGACTGGTTGTTCGAGTGCCCGAACCTGATCCGGATGCCGATCGACGGCGGACACCGCTGGCTTCTGCACGGCGGCAGCGGTGAGTATTACATCGGCGACTGGGACGGTACGACGTACACGTCCGAATGGAACGCTCCGCAGAAGATCAACCAGACGAAGACCTTCGCGGGCAGTGCTTACTACGCGGCGCTCAACTTCGAGAACCTGCCGAACGACCGGGTCGTGTCGATGGCCTGGCAGGGCGAGAACAAGGGATCGATCTGGACCGGCAACGCCTCCTTCCCGGTCGACTTCAGCCTGCACCACACCGACGACGGCATCCGCGTCTTCAGCACCCCGATCCCAGAGCTCGCAACGCTGCGCGAAAGCACACAGACCTGGAAAGGCCTCACCGTCGAAGACGGCGTTCGGCAGCTTCCAGCCAGGACTGGTTACGAACTCGACGCGATCGTCGACGTCCGGGAGGCGAGCAAGTTCAGCCTGAGCGTCGGTCGCGAGGTGGTGTACGACGCCGATCAACAGACCCTGGACGGCGCCACGCTGCGAACGATCGACGGGAAGATCAAGCTGCACCTACTCGTCGACCGCGGTCAGTTGGACGTGTTCGGCAATGACGGTGCGGTCTACCAGAGCTACAACAATCCTCCAGCTGAGCCGGAGCTCGTCGCCGAGGGGCGGGTGCACCTCGACACGCTCACCATCCACCAGCTCAGGTCTATCTGGCGATAG
- the ybaK gene encoding Cys-tRNA(Pro) deacylase: MAKKQSQGTPATVALAKAKVEFTTHAYEHDPGAKSFGLEAAEALGLEPEQVFKTLLVEVDGKLTVGVVPVDKQLDLKAIAAAAGGKKAVMADPAAAERTTGYVVGGISPIGQKRALPTVVDSTATDHPTVYVSGGRRGLDIGLSPTDLITVTKAHTAAIAR, translated from the coding sequence GTGGCGAAGAAGCAGAGTCAGGGGACGCCCGCGACGGTTGCGCTGGCTAAGGCGAAGGTTGAGTTCACGACGCATGCCTACGAGCACGACCCGGGGGCGAAGTCGTTCGGGCTGGAGGCAGCCGAGGCGCTCGGGCTGGAGCCGGAGCAGGTGTTCAAGACGCTGCTCGTCGAGGTCGACGGGAAGCTCACGGTCGGCGTCGTACCGGTCGACAAGCAGCTCGACCTGAAGGCAATCGCGGCCGCGGCGGGCGGGAAGAAAGCGGTGATGGCCGACCCGGCCGCCGCCGAGCGCACCACCGGGTACGTCGTCGGCGGCATCAGCCCGATCGGCCAGAAGCGCGCCCTGCCCACGGTCGTCGACAGCACCGCCACCGACCACCCGACGGTCTACGTGTCGGGCGGCCGGCGCGGTCTCGACATCGGTCTGTCCCCCACCGACCTGATCACCGTGACCAAGGCACACACAGCAGCTATCGCCAGATAG